ttttcaaaatcaccAATCATCGGATAATGCAAATTGAAACCGCaacgagatatcatctcacatatGTCagatggttattatcaaaaaggcaaaagatagcaagtgttggagaggaagtggagaaaagagaactctggcacactgttagtggaaatgcaaattagtacagccattatggaaaacaatatgaaggttcctcaaaaaattaaaaacagaactgtcATATAAtcaagcaatcccacttctgtgtCTATACCCGAAGGAAAGTAAGTCAGTATTttgaagagacatctgcattcccatgttcattgtagcattactcccaatagccaagatatggaagcaacctaagtgtccatgtCCATCATTAAAtgagtgggtaaagaaaatgtgatacacacacacacacacacacacacagtcacatactcacacactggaatattattagtcataaaagaaggaaatcatgcTATTTGGGTCAACACAGATGAAACTTGAGAACATTATACTAAGTTAAATAAGtcagacaaagaaaaagactAATATTGCACTTTCTGACTTCCAAGTGGaacctaatataaatgatgagttaatgggtgcagcacaccaacatggcacatgtctacatatgtatcaaacctgcacattgtgcacatgtaccctagaacttaaagtataataaaaacaaaaaaaactcaaaaaaaaaagttgaactcatagaagtagaaagtagaatggtggttaccaggggataGGGTGGTGGTGGAGTGTgttgggaagatgttggtcaaaggattacaaaatttcagttagacaagaggaataaattcaagagatctattgtacaacatagaGACTATAGTTCATAACAATATGTTACAGtcctgaaatttgctaagagagtagattttgtgttttcactacaaaaaaattatgtgacgtaatgcatatgttaattagtttgatttagCCATTGTACAAAGTATACATATTCTAAAACAACGTGTTGTACACAATAAGTacatataatttttgtcaattcaaataaataaataaatgaactcatTTAACCATATATGTATTTGAgggtttatttctaggctctctgtttttttccattgctttatatatctgtctttatgtcagtaccacactgttatgattactgtagctttgcagtaaattttgaaataggaaaatgtgagaccaactttgttcttttttaagattgttttggctatataGGACCCCTTCTGATTTCATATGCATtttaggatggattttttttaaatttctgcaaaAACGTCATTGGgatttttatagggattgcattaaatctgtagattctCTGGGTAGTATTGCCATCTCAACAATGTTAAATCCTACAATCCATGATATcaagatgtcttttcatttatttgtatcttgtttaatttctttcagtaacATTTTGTAGTTTCTGGTGTACAAGTCTTTCCCCTCCAAGGTTAAGTTTGTTcctcagtattttattctttattattattattatttgaaatggagtctcactctgtcacccaggctggagtgcagtggcacaatcttggctcactgtaacctccacctcctaggttcaagcaattctcttgcctcagcctccccagtagctgggaccataggcatccacgaccatgtctggctaatttttgtatttttagtagagacagggtttcactatattggccaggctggacttgaactcctaacctcaggtgatctgcccgcctcagcttaccaaagtgctgggattacaggcatgagccaccatgcctggccataagtattttattcttttgatgttattgtaaatggaattgtttttaaaattttccttacaGATTTTTCATGGTTAGTATATAGAAGTGCAAttgatttttttagtagagatggggtttcaccatgttggccaagctgatctcaaactcccgacctcgtgatctgcccaccttggcctcccaaaatgctgggattacaggtgtgagccactgtacctagccaGAGATGTTGATGTCTGTAACTTCCTGGTTGTGAAAGCACTGTGTAAGGTTAAGTTATGGTAACAGAGCCTTTGCCATTTCTGAGGCCCTAAATAACTACATTTACTCTATGTTTTTATGGTCATTAACCTCCACTGGGACCTCTGGATAACAAATTTCCTAATGTGGTATTAGAAGAGAAGGGATATCAAAAGcagattaaaatttttcatatgaCATTCTATGAAATATACATCCTGAGTACACTCaatgaaaaaaaagatatgtttgtTGCACCAATAGTTAAAATTTATTAGGTCTTGGTATATTATTCCTCTTTCATAGGAGGTGCAATTTGCAGGACGGTGGAATACAGGAAGTGAGTGTCCTGAGAAGGACAGATGGCTCTTCCATGGTCTCATCGGCGCTGAGACTCAGAGCGTGGGCTTCAATGCTTGTAAAGGCTCAATTTCAAGGTAAATCGGCTTTTTCATTTCTTGGGTCAAATTTGTATTTTGGCGTCCTCAGAGAGAAGAGCAAGTTCTTTCTGGAATTGAAAGGAATCAGATAATTCTGAGGCCGAAATATTTGGTAACCCCCATAACAAAGCCAAAGAAAGTTTCAAGAATTTGTTAGTGGTCCATAAGTGCTTGAAGAAATAATTCGCTCATGAATTGAACTGAAGGTGGAAATTTCAAGTTGAAAATCAGCAAACTGGCTTTTAGCAGGTGGGCTCACAGGAGTAGCAGCAGCAGACTGGGCGGCAGCAGGACTGTCCACAGTAGGACGGGCGGCAGCAGGAGGCCTGGGCATGGTGCAGTTGACAGCAGGATGGGGGCGTGCAGCTCACCACACAGCAGGGGGGCAGGCAGGTACCCTCCACACGGCAGTCTGGGCGGCACCACCTGATACGGGTGCTCACAGCTCCACTGCTGCCCTCCTGGCCATAGCCGATGCCACCACCAATGCCACAGCCAGTTCCGCAGGAGCTGGTCTGGCAGCAGCTTGGCTGGCAGCAGCTGGTCTCACAGCAGCTTGGCTGGCAGCAGCTGGAGCTGCAGGTCCCACTGGTTGAGAACCTGGGAAATCCGCAGAAGCTGGTCTGGCAGCAGCTTGGCTGGCAGCAGCTGGTCTCACAGCAGCTTGGCTGGCAGCAGCTGGTCTCACAGCAGCTTGGCTGGCAGCAGCTCGTCTCACAGCAGCTTGGCTGGCAGCAGCTGGAGCCGCATGTCCCACTGGTGGAGCAGCTGGGATATCCACAGAAGCTGGTCTGGCAGCAGGTCATGGTGTTGGGAGCTGGTCTGAAGTCTGGGTTGCTTGGAGGAGTTTCTGAGTTTTGGTGATGGCTGCCACATTGGGCCTTTTATAAGCCTTAGCCAGCTACTGTTTACATAATTCCTGAAGTCTCTTCCTTATTTGTGCTTGATAATTTGTCTCTGAATGATAATTGGCCTCTCCCTGAATTATTTGTTGAACCTACTGAGAGCCTTTGAAAGTTGATTGCATTTGGTCTGCAATTAGGCTTCTTTACCATGGTCAATTAGTCATTGGCATTAATTAGGAATATGATCCCTAACACCccatgtttcttaaaattttctcatGGTCAAGGAATAATTGACTGATGCCTCACCTTTAAGGATTGTCAATATTACTCAGTGTTGACCCTTACAACTGGGTGATTGGGTCTCACATGACAGTTTAATTCCCTCCAATTTTAACTGCGGCTCCTTCTCTACTTTTCTTATCTTCCCTTTGACTGTGAAGCAAGACTATATTCAGCTGGCCAGAAAGGGATGCTTTCTTGGACCTGGGAGATTTGCATTAATTGCTATTGATAACATTTTTCCATCACTGATTATGTGCCTAAATAGTTCTGAGTACTTTGCATGTGTCAATTTGCTGAATTTTCACAGCAATCTATGGGCTAGGTATCATTGCCACTCCCATATCAACCATGTGAGAAAACTGAGCCACAACAGATTGAAGTAACTTACCTAAGTTCACACTAGTATCTAGTGAATCTGAAATTTGAATCCACAACCTCTGATTCCAGACTAAACTCTTCAAACACTATAGtcaattctttctctctttctctttctttctcccttccttcctcccttccttccttttctttctttttctttctttctttctttctttctttctttctttctttctttctttctttctttctttcttttttctttctttctttttttttctttctttctttcttctttctttctttctttctttttctttctttctctctttttctttcttccttctttctttctctctcttctttctttcttctttctctccctctttccttctttctttctttcctttcttctttttttatataagcAGTCGTTCTAAGGAAAATCCAAGGGCGAAAGCAAGCTGTAaaaatttgctttctttcttacAGACTTCTTTGAgagtaaaaggaaggaagggagagctTAGGGTAAGTAATAACACTGTTTACTAGAGCCATTCctagagattttatttatttattagcagCATAATAAGCACACTTCAAGAAAATCTTAAGTGCTAAAAAAGTTAACCTCCTTAACTTGTGACTTTGTCTGATCTTTCATCTTAGGATATTCTACAGATTTAGATTttttaactgcataaaattatacttttaacaTATTAATACTGGAGTATGTGATTTACTACAGCGCGTTAGATCAGCTGTATGCAGTTTATTATAGATATTAGAGACTAATCCAGTGAACTGGAAACTATATAATTTGAATGAGACAGCTGATTATGGTGAAGATAAAAGTTTTGTTTAGATGCAATAAAAGGTGACCAGGCCTCCATGGAGTATGGGCTCATtacagagaaatgcaagttacaATGCTACTCTTGGATTTTGAACCAGAACACCAAGTGGTAGTTCTGCTTCTCTAGAAATGACAGCTTTGAGTTTACATCATAACTCTTTCTGAGTCAGAATTAAGACATATTTTCAAATCCCACATCAAATTTGGTTTAAAAGATATGATTCTTTGTGAATTCCTTGCTTCTTCTTAAGCAAAGCTACATCGCAGATTCTTTGattagctaat
The sequence above is drawn from the Symphalangus syndactylus isolate Jambi chromosome 20, NHGRI_mSymSyn1-v2.1_pri, whole genome shotgun sequence genome and encodes:
- the LOC129470436 gene encoding keratin-associated protein 1-3, which encodes MTCCQTSFCGYPSCSTSGTCGSSCCQPSCCETSCCQPSCCETSCCQPSCCETSCCQPSCCQTSFCGFPRFSTSGTCSSSCCQPSCCETSCCQPSCCQTSSCGTGCGIGGGIGYGQEGSSGAVSTRIRWCRPDCRVEGTCLPPCCVVSCTPPSCCQLHHAQASCCRPSYCGQSCCRPVCCCYSCEPTC